A DNA window from Impatiens glandulifera chromosome 7, dImpGla2.1, whole genome shotgun sequence contains the following coding sequences:
- the LOC124946210 gene encoding transcription factor MYB114-like — MAGKRKDSWTSQEDHKLAEIISIHGPRKWKTISIMAGLNRCDKNCRLRWMNYLRPNIKRGNISEQEEDLIVRLHKLIGNRWSLIAGRLPGRTDNEIKNYWKSHLCKKADEKKRVVKTTKNVAIGEKLFNEVHFDEKDFIDFSNENLSLEWVSRFLE; from the exons ATGGCTGGTAAAAGAAAGGATTCATGGACATCACAAGAAGACCATAAACTAGCTGAGATCATCTCAATACATGGCCCAAGAAAATGGAAAACAATCTCAATCATGGCGG gTTTAAATCGATGCGATAAAAATTGTAGATTGAGATGGATGAACTACTTAAGACCAAACATTAAGAGAGGGAATATAtcagaacaagaagaagatTTGATAGTTAGACTTCATAAACTCATAGGAAATAG GTGGTCTTTAATTGCAGGTAGATTACCAGGCCGAACAGATAATGAGATAAAAAACTATTGGAAATCTCATTTATGCAAGAAGGCTGATGAGAAAAAAAGAGTCGTGAAAACTACAAAGAATGTTGCGATTGGAGAAAAGCTGTTTAATGAGGTTCACTTTGACGAGAAGGACTTTATCGATTTTTCTAATGAGAACTTGAGTCTTGAATGGGTTAGTCGGTTTCTCGAGTAA